One genomic segment of Stegostoma tigrinum isolate sSteTig4 chromosome 21, sSteTig4.hap1, whole genome shotgun sequence includes these proteins:
- the LOC132210805 gene encoding neuropeptides capa receptor-like produces MAIADLLVTIFDLILRHIPFVYVEGQNLLEGLPVCNIHAVLIYAATDCSVWFTITFTFDRFVAICCPNLRSKYCNVKTTAVVLATVTGLSCLKNIFWYFMLRNKYRVSNRAWFCWVKRDVKSSPVWAAIEFCHYILTPGVAFILILLLNFLMVRHIAVTSRSRRRLHQQSNRTSSKDPEMKSRMNSIILLFLISGNFILLWSVSMVYSIYRRMFFLGYKSFDLPIFAMDLGYMLQMLSCCTNTVIYVIAHPKFREHLKNIVYYPFTPIVKCIKR; encoded by the coding sequence ATGGCAATAGCAGATCTCCTGGTCACTATCTTTGACCTCATATTGCGACATATTCCATTTGTCtatgtggaagggcaaaatctcTTAGAAGGtctccctgtgtgtaatatccatgcTGTTTTgatttatgcagccactgactgttctgtctggttcaccatcactttcacctttgatcgatttgtagccatttgttgcccaaatctgagaagtaaatattgcaatgtgaaaacaacAGCTGTGGTGctggcaacagtgactggattgagctgtttgaagaacattttctggtattttatgcttcGTAATAAGTATCGTGTCAGCAACAGAGCCTGGTTTTGTTGGGTGAAAAGGGATGTGAAATCTTCTCCAGTCTGGGCagcaattgagttctgtcattacatactaacaccaggagttgcctttattctcattctgcttctcaatttTTTAATGGTCagacacattgcagtgaccagcagatcccgcaGGAGGCTCCATCAGCAGAGCAACAGAACGAGCAGcaaagacccagagatgaagagtcgaatgaattccatcattttattgtttcttatctcagggaatttcattctaTTATGGTCAGTATCTATGGTGTATTCCATATATCGGAGAATGTTTTTTTTGGGATATAAGTCTTTCGATCTGCCCATTTTTGCAATGGACCTGGGCtacatgctgcagatgctgagttgctgcacaaacactgtgatttatgtcatcgcacatcctaagttcagagaGCATCTGAAGAATATCGTGTACTATCCCTTTActccaattgtgaaatgtattaaacGTTGA